In Amblyomma americanum isolate KBUSLIRL-KWMA chromosome 8, ASM5285725v1, whole genome shotgun sequence, the DNA window ggaggtcgaaattattccggagccctccactacggcacctcttcttcctttcatctttcactccctcctttatcccttcccttacggcgcggttcaggtgtccaacgaatatatgagacagatattgcgccatttcctttctcccaaaaaacaattattattattattattcaatgcAAAAAGTTGCGTCGTTCATccttccgtcctcagtttttcgcgttgttttcgtgcaCGTCTACTGTAATAGCAAAGGAATAAGCTAGCTGAACGTGATAAATGTAAGCATTGTTCTTGGGAACACTAATTTCGGAGGAACCGTATTGAACAGAcatgcatgtctcaccatgccgcggcaaagggatacgtgcattaaacactattttctgacatggctcttgtcttccgagcgtaattagcaGAAgcagtggaatgacgatgagcctaAGTCATCTTTAAAACGAACTTTCGTGTAGcgaagaaaaggcaatggcgcggaaatcctgacactcgaaaagccactcgttatacagctgccgctatttcaatttcgggttggtggcggacgatgtctcttctcatcgattaCAGGTGATTTTTATCGCTTTAGCGTGTCATTTACCGTCCATACGTATttttaatctaactctatagcacagccacATTTCATCTACAGTACGAGAggaacgactgacgagaaaggcGAATTCAGCAGCGCATGTGataagcgctgttagaagtcaactgcacaaagcatcacgaataaaagcccattcaggcataatttgcgacagtacgaaacagtacttgatactctccgtcgaaaaagcagtactatatacattttggacgcgctaatgtgaaccagcagaacaccgacggcacctcaccagattgtggcctcgcccttgctcgctccggttcggtctaaacataatccGGTAAAATGGTCGCTGCAAATTTAAGTCGGCTGcataatgaaggtttccacctattctttcttaaatttgtcccccattgatggtataacttgggcttagagcgcgacaacgtgcatcacaacaaagagtagagttggcgacgctagcgcaacaggacgacactgttgagcagacaaggctccgtacgtactgtgtgcagcgacgttctgtcgtctgctagtgtcgtcccatagcgatgcaatgaacccttatttttgaaacgtctttctcAGTTaatttgctgctctcctcatgcagttgacggcgcaacaggtagacattgtcacgaagaaagacgagaacgtcgaaaaaaCAAAATTCTAAGCGggaaacgaaaactaaaacttaAAAACCGTGCTGATGTCCGATTTcttgcactgccaaaggctgacttccgagACATGCcacccaacttccggtggcttcactttcgagcgccttatgcggcatccagccccctaatGGAGATcagtgtggatggatggatggatggatggatggatggatggatggatggatggatggatggatggatggatggatggatggatggatggatggatggatggatggatggatggatggatggatggatggatggatggatggatggatggaaggatggatggatgcacgGATAgattgggcggtggctcaagccacctagccatagcTCGTGAAATTGCAGTCTTGCCTTGATAtttgccaccaatcagataaccttctcctggttacttctacccgcttaaaatatactgTTCCGTCACCGCCGTTAAACACCagtgctttgaataaatcagccccgctgctttccactgtagggtggagCTCTATGCAGAAAATTATCAAGTGCTCAGCCATTTTCTGCTCCTTCCACATGCGCCGTATAACATGTCCATCTCTCTCGTTGTATCCGACTCCACAgaccgcaaaactcccgtcctggcatCGAACACCAAAGTGCTTCTCCTGTTAATATCGTAAATATTTTTTATGGCAATTCCCTGCTTAAACATTCTGTATCTACTCATgaagtgccgatttcgtcagcatccgtgTTTTTCACAGAGCTGtatctgtttctttaacctttatCTTAACCGATAATTTGCTGTAcacatatttgcttgtcaattttctagcttGCTTTCTTTACTTTGTGTCCGCATTCCTTATGTGCAGGctactgaaaactttcctagcccaccgctttccCCCCATttctctcaatcgctcctcaaatgccatcatcttgctagtttctctgctctcgaacgacgcccatcccatatcaccctgtgcccCTGATTTTGTGTATTGCCATGTGATcccacccgcctcggtggctcaggggttaatgcgttcggctactgagccggagtacccgggttcgaatctgaccacggcggcagcgtttcgattgaagcgaaacgcaaaagtcgcccgtgtgctgtgcgatgtcagtgcacgttaaaggggtacagacacCCCATTTTTGTGTTGCATCTCTCGGTTGTAAATAATACGTAGAGATTCTGTAAGCTTGGTACACGATGTTAGAAGCACGAACACGTACTATATAATTAACAATCGTACTATTTGTAtccaccagtttcggtttcggtttgtaGTTGCCAGGTTTCTACACGACGTCAAAAACCAGACAATGCGCTGTCACGTGTGCCCGGAAAAGCGTGACGTCGAGTGGGCACGTCGTCTGCTTGACACCCACGTGCGTAAACACGGAGACGACGGAGAGACGGGAGCTGCAAGTCGCAAATTAATGGCGAATAGCTCCGAGTCAAATGGCGAAGAATTTATTTTGGCGAGGATACTGATTTTGAGGCATCGGGGGACGACACAGATGATGAAGACGCCCCATTTGCGAACCCCGACAACCACTTTATTTTTacaccgcttgagataaacctggatgagtttttttcctgtttggatctgcaccaaaccctgacCAATCCCGcaccgtgggtatgcgccatcgtatttgaggcaacaacaactttaTTTTGGACCCGCTGGGCGTGATTCCGAAGAGGAGGCAAGCGTCAGGCCCGACGCAGTTCAGGTTGTGCCAGCGGACGCCGAGCGTGAAGGCAACGTCAACTGGTAAGTATATAGTGTTGTtgtgtatggtttatggggatttaacgtcccaaagcgtctcaggctatgagggacgccgtaatggagggctccggaaatttcaaccacctggggttctttaacgtgcactgacgtcgcacagcacacgggcctctagaatttcgcctccatcgaaattctaccgccgcggccgggatcaacccgcgtctttcgtgccagcagccgagcgtcctaaccactgagccaccgcggcggctgtagtaTTGCTGTGTTATTCTGCTGCTCGTCTAAgggatttttgtttcttttcgtcCCAACTGCTGTGCCCGATCTCTTTGTCATTTATGTCAGTCAGAGCCAGTCAAACATATCGCGGACAAAAAAAGCGAGGCGACTAACAAGTGTAACCCCGAATGTTGAAGCTCGGTCTTTGCTGTTTGCGTAAACAATGCGTATATATTTTTTCGCGAGCACCCATTACGCCGTTTGGATGCCATTTCTCCCTGAACTGTTTGCACGTGTTCTTCCATGTACATGTAGTGCCGGAGACTGCGTGATTTTGCCGCTCCAGCAAGCCATTCGCACACCtctattcatttcttttatttttttgctcgtGCTCCCTGAAACAGACGATATTTCGCTTGTCTCATGCTTCGTGGCGAGCGTGCGTCCATTCGAGAACTCGCAAAAACGCGCCTGATGTATTCACGAAGTGGTCTTTCCGAAACTACCTTCGGCTGCGGGTGCGACGGTTTGCAAGTGCAGTTTTGTGTGctgcaatagtagtagtagtcacaataataataataacgatgTTTATCCTGGGTGTGAATGCGGCCGCTGTCGCGCCATGGACACCGTGCTCGAGTCTGTGTGCTGCCGTGAAATCCGTGAAGTAGCTGGCCACATCCCTGACTGTGCGCAGTGCATCACCAGCAGCAACATGTTTGTACTGAGGCGCCTTAACAACTACGCACTGCAACTTGCATATTTGGCACTACTGGCACGACCGGCCCTCACCAATGCACCAGAGATCCACAGGTAACTGAATGTTGCATGGTCGATCATATAAGAGAGGCACTTGCGATATTGTCATGCTCCATTCCTGTATCAGTTTCAATGATGACATTTCTGTCTCTTGCATTAAACTCCACATTTTTCTTGATCTTCAAGCCTAACTACGCTACCATTTCGCTTGCAGCTATAAAGTTTGAATGCAGCCACGTTAATATGAACTAAGTTTCAAAGTTTCGGCACAGTGGTTTAAATTTTGACAATCCTGACATCAAAGCTGAAAGCAGTGAAAATATAGCTTTCTACACAATATCGCTACATACTCTCTTATTCTACCTATACACCTAACCTGGCATCTCAGTTGCTGGCACTTGCCACTGATACTGAACAACTAAAAGAAAAACTGATTCAGGGTTGTGTAACTAATAggtgtttttgtgttttgcaCATCACCATCATAACGCAGCGACTATTTTTTGCAGTCGTTAGAGG includes these proteins:
- the LOC144102520 gene encoding uncharacterized protein LOC144102520, with amino-acid sequence MSLLIDYSSSSHNNNNNDVYPGCECGRCRAMDTVLESVCCREIREVAGHIPDCAQCITSSNMFVLRRLNNYALQLAYLALLARPALTNAPEIHRYTAYRQFVRWIWHRLGRRNRRVLLCCAAGEMRNAFPA